One region of Verrucomicrobiota bacterium genomic DNA includes:
- a CDS encoding 8-amino-7-oxononanoate synthase, whose product MSPFELELHRRLGAIREQGLWRELRRVDSPQGPTVDIAGRTLVNFSSNDYLALASHPALKESARSAVERYGTGSGASRLVCGSLAPHHELEDSLAAFKGTQAALTFSTGYATALGTITALMGRDDYIIIDKLVHASIVDAAKLSGAKLRVFRHNDLADLEAKLTWARSGAGGPARAARGVSPRRGPAHHSKPTNVLIITESVFSMDGDLAPLHNIVELKDRFGAWLMVDEAHATGLFGGHRRGLVEEFGVSDRVEIQMGTLGKAVGSSGGYIAGSRALVDLLINRARSFIFSTAPVPAAAAAARAGIGLIQLPEGERRRRRLWSLVELLKRALLAGPGKLPAVRSAIAPLMIGDAQRALWIASALREAGFLVPAIRSPTVATGRERLRFTVTADHTEEQIQSLEAALAALGNRRPHAPHA is encoded by the coding sequence ATGAGCCCGTTCGAACTCGAACTGCACCGACGCCTCGGCGCCATCCGGGAGCAAGGGCTGTGGCGCGAATTGCGCCGCGTCGATTCCCCGCAGGGCCCGACCGTTGACATCGCCGGGCGCACGCTCGTCAACTTTTCCTCCAACGACTACCTCGCCCTCGCGTCGCATCCGGCACTCAAAGAATCCGCCCGATCGGCCGTTGAGAGATACGGAACCGGCTCCGGAGCCTCGCGCCTCGTCTGCGGCTCGCTCGCGCCGCATCACGAACTGGAGGACTCCCTCGCCGCCTTCAAGGGAACGCAAGCCGCGCTCACCTTCTCCACCGGCTACGCGACCGCCCTCGGCACCATCACGGCACTCATGGGCAGGGACGACTACATCATCATCGACAAGCTCGTTCACGCCTCGATTGTGGACGCCGCCAAACTCAGCGGCGCAAAGCTGCGCGTCTTCCGACACAACGACCTGGCAGACCTAGAAGCCAAACTGACCTGGGCAAGATCAGGCGCAGGTGGCCCCGCTCGCGCTGCACGCGGAGTCAGCCCGCGCCGAGGACCGGCTCACCACTCGAAACCGACGAACGTGCTCATCATTACCGAGTCCGTCTTCAGCATGGACGGCGACCTTGCCCCGCTGCACAACATCGTCGAGCTCAAGGATCGCTTCGGCGCGTGGCTCATGGTGGACGAAGCCCACGCCACCGGGCTCTTTGGCGGGCATCGTCGCGGCTTGGTCGAGGAATTCGGCGTCAGTGATCGCGTCGAGATTCAGATGGGCACGCTCGGCAAGGCCGTGGGATCAAGCGGCGGCTACATCGCCGGCAGCCGCGCACTCGTGGACCTGCTCATCAACCGCGCCCGCAGTTTCATTTTCTCAACGGCACCGGTGCCGGCGGCGGCCGCCGCAGCGCGCGCCGGAATCGGGTTGATCCAATTGCCCGAGGGCGAACGGCGACGCCGGCGGCTCTGGTCGCTCGTCGAACTGCTCAAGCGCGCCCTGCTGGCCGGACCCGGCAAACTGCCCGCCGTCCGCAGCGCGATCGCGCCGCTCATGATCGGCGACGCGCAACGCGCGCTGTGGATCGCATCCGCACTCCGCGAAGCGGGCTTCCTCGTCCCGGCGATTCGCTCCCCGACTGTCGCCACCGGCAGGGAACGGCTTCGCTTCACCGTGACCGCAGACCACACCGAAGAGCAGATTCAATCGCTGGAAGCCGCGCTCGCCGCGCTCGGCAACAGGAGGCCTCACGCGCCACATGCCTGA
- the bioA gene encoding adenosylmethionine--8-amino-7-oxononanoate transaminase — protein sequence MPDFAKLDRAHVWHPFTQMRDWLRSKPIVIQSAKGAVLRDVNGREYLDANSSIWTNLHGHNHPKLNAAITQQLRKVAHTSALGLANEPASALASRLVRAANPQPAIRNRQFTKVFFSDDGSTAMEVALKLAYEFTRRTGRSRKPKFLSLSGAYHGDTVGAVSLGHIGLFHKSWSSLLFKSDSVMSPCCYRCPFNRAKPERADARDYRQCNWECIGKVEQKFAGQRKRGNPYAAMVVEPLIQGAAGMVPQPAGWLRRVAQIVRADGAQLVADEVMTGFGRTGCGIPAIGRRRSAIQFACQHEGVQPDFLAVAKGLTGGYLPMAATLTTQAVFDAFLGEYSEFKAFFHGHSYTGNQLGASAALANLDLLESRASIEARQTLECTLRDELRSLWSLPQVGDVRQVGLIAGIELVRDWRTREAFDLRERAGIRVCEAMAKRGVLTRPIGNVIVLMPPYCTTPAQAACMVEALRVAVRETLGVRR from the coding sequence ATGCCTGACTTCGCCAAACTCGACCGCGCCCACGTCTGGCATCCGTTCACCCAGATGCGCGATTGGCTGCGGAGTAAGCCCATCGTCATCCAGTCCGCGAAAGGCGCGGTCCTGCGCGACGTGAACGGCCGCGAATATCTCGACGCGAACTCCTCCATCTGGACGAACCTTCACGGACACAATCATCCGAAACTCAACGCCGCCATCACACAGCAACTTCGCAAGGTAGCCCACACCTCCGCGCTTGGACTCGCGAATGAGCCGGCGAGTGCCCTTGCCTCACGGTTGGTCCGCGCGGCCAATCCGCAACCGGCAATCCGCAACCGGCAATTCACCAAAGTCTTCTTCTCCGACGACGGCTCCACGGCGATGGAGGTCGCGCTCAAGCTCGCCTACGAGTTCACGCGCCGCACCGGCCGCAGCCGGAAGCCGAAGTTTCTCTCGCTCAGCGGCGCTTATCACGGCGACACCGTGGGCGCCGTCAGCCTCGGGCACATCGGCCTCTTTCACAAAAGCTGGTCGAGCCTGCTCTTCAAGTCGGATTCGGTGATGTCGCCCTGCTGCTATCGCTGTCCCTTCAACCGCGCGAAGCCCGAGCGAGCCGACGCTCGCGACTACCGCCAATGCAACTGGGAGTGCATCGGCAAGGTCGAGCAGAAGTTCGCCGGGCAACGCAAGCGCGGCAATCCCTACGCCGCGATGGTCGTCGAGCCGCTCATCCAAGGCGCGGCCGGGATGGTTCCCCAACCGGCCGGCTGGCTGCGGCGCGTCGCCCAAATCGTCCGCGCCGACGGCGCGCAGTTAGTCGCCGACGAAGTGATGACAGGCTTCGGTCGCACGGGCTGCGGCATTCCGGCAATCGGCCGCCGGCGGTCCGCAATCCAATTCGCCTGCCAGCACGAAGGCGTTCAACCCGACTTTCTCGCCGTGGCGAAGGGACTCACCGGCGGCTATCTCCCCATGGCTGCCACACTCACAACGCAGGCGGTGTTCGATGCGTTCCTCGGTGAATACTCGGAGTTCAAGGCCTTCTTCCACGGCCACAGCTACACGGGCAACCAACTCGGCGCCTCGGCAGCGCTCGCGAATCTCGATCTCCTCGAATCCCGCGCTTCAATCGAGGCGAGGCAAACGCTCGAATGCACCTTGCGCGATGAACTGCGATCTTTGTGGTCGCTGCCGCAGGTCGGGGATGTCCGCCAGGTCGGTCTCATCGCCGGCATCGAGCTGGTTCGCGACTGGCGCACGCGCGAGGCGTTCGACCTGCGCGAGCGCGCCGGCATCCGCGTTTGCGAGGCGATGGCGAAGCGCGGTGTGCTCACTCGTCCCATCGGGAACGTCATTGTTCTCATGCCGCCGTATTGCACGACGCCCGCTCAGGCGGCATGCATGGTTGAAGCGCTGCGGGTGGCCGTGCGTGAAACGCTGGGAGTCCGACGCTGA